Proteins from one Microbacterium faecale genomic window:
- the rpmC gene encoding 50S ribosomal protein L29 has product MAIGTKELAPSELDTFEDQRLLEELRKSKEELFNLRFQSATGQLESHGRIRAVKRDIARLYTVIRERELGIRATPDPAAPKKAKKSKAKKADEAAAEGETE; this is encoded by the coding sequence ATGGCGATCGGCACCAAGGAGCTCGCCCCGAGCGAGCTCGACACGTTCGAAGACCAGCGCCTCCTCGAGGAGCTGCGGAAGTCCAAGGAAGAGCTGTTCAACCTGCGCTTCCAGTCGGCGACCGGTCAGCTGGAGAGCCACGGCCGCATCCGCGCCGTCAAGCGCGACATCGCGCGGCTCTACACGGTGATCCGCGAGCGCGAGCTCGGGATCCGCGCGACCCCGGACCCCGCGGCCCCCAAGAAGGCCAAGAAGAGCAAGGCGAAGAAGGCCGATGAGGCTGCCGCCGAGGGAGAGACTGAGTGA
- the rpsQ gene encoding 30S ribosomal protein S17, producing MASEKKAEQAVERGYRKSERGYVVSDKMDKTIVVEVEDRMKHPLYGKILRRTKKLKAHDEQNSAGIGDVVVINETRPYSATKRWRLVEIVEKAK from the coding sequence ATGGCTAGCGAGAAGAAGGCCGAGCAGGCTGTCGAGCGCGGCTACCGCAAGTCGGAGCGCGGCTACGTCGTCAGCGACAAGATGGACAAGACGATTGTCGTCGAGGTCGAGGACCGTATGAAGCACCCGCTCTACGGCAAGATCCTGCGCCGTACGAAGAAGCTCAAGGCGCACGACGAGCAGAACAGCGCCGGCATCGGCGACGTCGTCGTCATCAACGAGACCCGTCCGTACAGCGCCACCAAGCGCTGGCGCCTGGTCGAGATCGTCGAAAAGGCCAAGTAA
- the rplO gene encoding 50S ribosomal protein L15, producing MMAENNERPGVLKAHHLRPVPGANTAKTRKGRGEGSKGKTAGRGTKGTRARNTVRPGFEGGQMPLHMRTPKLRGFKNPFRTEYQVVNLDKIAEAFPEGGDITSADLVDKGLVRKNSLVKVLGDGDISVALNVDVDKVSASAKAKIEAAGGSIK from the coding sequence CTGATGGCTGAGAACAACGAGCGCCCCGGCGTGCTCAAGGCTCACCACCTCCGTCCGGTTCCCGGCGCCAACACCGCGAAGACCCGCAAGGGTCGCGGTGAGGGCTCGAAGGGTAAGACGGCGGGTCGAGGCACGAAGGGCACGCGCGCACGCAACACCGTGCGTCCCGGCTTCGAGGGTGGCCAGATGCCGCTGCACATGCGCACGCCCAAGCTGCGCGGCTTCAAGAACCCGTTCCGCACCGAGTACCAGGTCGTGAACCTGGACAAGATCGCGGAGGCGTTCCCCGAGGGTGGCGACATCACGTCGGCCGACCTCGTGGACAAGGGTCTCGTGCGCAAGAACTCGCTGGTGAAGGTCCTCGGCGACGGAGACATCTCCGTCGCGCTGAACGTCGACGTCGACAAGGTGTCGGCCTCGGCCAAGGCCAAGATCGAAGCCGCCGGCGGTTCGATCAAGTAA
- the rpmD gene encoding 50S ribosomal protein L30 — MAARLKVTQIKSKVSEKQNQRDTLRSLGLKRIGDAVVRPDDAQTRGYVRAVAHLVKVEEID; from the coding sequence ATGGCTGCTCGTCTGAAGGTGACGCAGATCAAGTCCAAGGTGAGCGAGAAGCAGAACCAGCGCGACACGCTGCGCAGCCTCGGTCTGAAGCGGATCGGTGACGCGGTTGTCCGCCCCGATGACGCCCAGACGCGCGGTTACGTGCGTGCCGTCGCTCACCTCGTGAAGGTTGAGGAGATCGACTGA
- the rplX gene encoding 50S ribosomal protein L24, producing MAKIKKGDLVQVITGATQERGGDRGKQGKVLEVLGNRLIVEGVNYITKHTRIGQTQRGTKTGGIETFEAPIHVSNVAVVDPETKKPTRVGYRVEEQVKDGVKKTVRVRVAKGSGTDIPDPKGK from the coding sequence ATGGCGAAGATCAAGAAGGGTGACCTCGTGCAGGTCATCACCGGCGCCACTCAGGAGCGCGGCGGCGACCGCGGCAAGCAGGGCAAGGTGCTCGAGGTTCTCGGGAACCGCCTGATCGTCGAGGGCGTCAACTACATCACCAAGCACACCCGCATCGGTCAGACCCAGCGCGGCACCAAGACCGGTGGTATCGAGACCTTCGAGGCTCCGATCCACGTGTCGAACGTCGCGGTCGTCGACCCCGAGACCAAGAAGCCGACCCGCGTGGGATACCGCGTGGAGGAGCAGGTCAAGGACGGCGTCAAGAAGACCGTGCGCGTGCGCGTCGCCAAGGGCTCGGGAACCGACATTCCCGACCCCAAGGGAAAGTAA
- the map gene encoding type I methionyl aminopeptidase, whose protein sequence is MFRRSLYKKPAQLREMIEPGLITAAALDAVEAAIRPGITTLELDRIADEAIRARGAHSNFQLVPGYSHTVCASVNDEVVHGIPGSRVLEPGDIVSIDCGAETPAGWNGDSARTFIVPGEPADPELVAQRNELSDVTRGSMWAGIAALATSAHLGEVGATIQQHIEDNPLPSTGQPAGILRDYVGHGIGRSMHEAPTLFHYATPARGAEIKPGLCICVEPMMTAGGEDVFVGDDDWTISTSDGSSGAHWEHSVAVHSGGIWVLTSPDGGAAGLAPYGVKPTPIP, encoded by the coding sequence GTGTTCCGCCGTTCGCTCTACAAGAAGCCTGCGCAGCTGCGCGAGATGATCGAGCCGGGCCTCATCACGGCCGCTGCGCTCGATGCCGTTGAGGCCGCGATCCGGCCCGGCATCACGACGCTCGAGCTCGACCGGATCGCCGACGAGGCGATCCGCGCGCGCGGGGCGCACTCGAACTTCCAGCTCGTCCCGGGATACTCCCACACGGTCTGCGCGTCGGTGAACGACGAGGTCGTGCACGGGATCCCTGGCTCGCGCGTGCTTGAGCCGGGCGACATCGTTTCGATCGACTGCGGGGCTGAGACGCCCGCGGGCTGGAACGGCGACTCCGCGCGCACGTTCATCGTGCCGGGCGAGCCCGCGGATCCGGAGCTCGTCGCGCAGCGCAACGAGCTTTCTGACGTGACCCGCGGATCCATGTGGGCCGGCATCGCCGCGCTCGCGACGAGTGCGCACCTCGGCGAGGTGGGCGCGACGATCCAGCAGCACATCGAGGACAACCCGCTGCCGTCGACGGGACAGCCAGCGGGGATCCTGCGTGACTACGTCGGCCACGGCATCGGACGCTCGATGCACGAGGCGCCGACGCTGTTCCACTACGCGACGCCTGCGCGCGGCGCCGAGATCAAGCCGGGGCTGTGCATCTGCGTCGAGCCGATGATGACGGCCGGGGGAGAGGACGTGTTCGTCGGCGACGACGACTGGACGATCTCGACCTCCGACGGATCTTCAGGCGCACATTGGGAACATAGTGTTGCCGTGCATTCTGGAGGCATCTGGGTTCTGACCTCTCCCGATGGGGGAGCAGCGGGCCTGGCTCCATACGGCGTGAAGCCGACCCCCATCCCCTGA
- a CDS encoding DsbA family protein, giving the protein MAAAAAKSRNPFPIIISVVVVVAVVAVAVLVYFMNRTASEPAQAPAAGVVNEETGAIAIGEGDQSVDEYIDFMCPHCGDAWDAYGDTTAELVEDGTITFNIHPISILDRSSQGTEYSTRAANSVYCVAEEDGDAAYSYVDLLFRNQPSQGSPGLDDDELIGYAEQVGAGGAADCITNREYGDFVAERTQEVPLAPGQTNVSTPTVVVNGEVVPPTMDPDVDIRANLN; this is encoded by the coding sequence ATGGCAGCAGCAGCCGCGAAGAGCCGAAACCCCTTCCCGATCATCATCTCGGTCGTCGTCGTCGTGGCGGTCGTCGCGGTCGCCGTGCTCGTGTACTTCATGAACCGCACCGCCTCGGAGCCCGCACAGGCCCCCGCCGCAGGCGTCGTCAACGAGGAGACCGGCGCGATCGCGATCGGCGAAGGCGATCAGAGCGTCGACGAGTACATCGACTTCATGTGCCCCCACTGCGGGGACGCATGGGACGCCTATGGCGACACCACTGCCGAACTCGTCGAGGACGGAACGATCACGTTCAACATCCACCCGATCTCGATCCTCGACCGTTCATCGCAGGGTACCGAGTACTCGACGCGCGCCGCGAACTCCGTCTACTGCGTGGCCGAGGAGGACGGCGACGCGGCCTACTCGTACGTCGACCTGCTGTTCCGCAACCAGCCCTCGCAGGGGTCGCCGGGGCTCGATGACGACGAGCTGATCGGCTATGCGGAGCAGGTCGGAGCCGGCGGCGCGGCCGACTGCATTACGAACCGTGAGTACGGCGACTTCGTGGCCGAGCGCACGCAGGAGGTGCCGCTCGCACCTGGCCAGACGAACGTGTCGACTCCGACGGTCGTGGTCAACGGGGAGGTCGTCCCGCCGACGATGGATCCCGACGTCGACATCCGCGCGAACCTGAACTGA
- the secY gene encoding preprotein translocase subunit SecY, giving the protein MFSAIARIFRTPDLRRKIGFTLGIIAIYRFGAHIPAPAVSYPNVQVCIAETSGGGGLMSIVNLFSGGALLQLSIFALGVMPYITATIITQLLRVVIPHFETLHKEGQQGQGKLTQYTRYLTIALALLQSTTLVTVARTGQLFGNTGIAECNNLLTNTSWITQMMIVITLTAGTGLVMWMAELVTERGVGNGMSLLIFTSIAATFPGALGAIWAANGFEVFLLVLAIGIVIIGLVVFVEQSQRRIPVQYAKRMVGRRTYGGTNTYIPIKVNMAGVIPVIFASSLLYLPTLIAQFNMPADGSTPPVWVVWINEYLVTGDHPLYMAIYFLLIVGFTYFYVSITFNPVDVADNMKKYGGFVPGVRAGRPTAEYLDFVLTRITFPGSIYLGIVALIPLIALSTVQANQNFPFGGASILIIVGVGLETVKQIDAQLQQRHYEGLLR; this is encoded by the coding sequence TTGTTTAGCGCTATCGCGCGGATCTTCCGCACACCCGACCTTCGTCGGAAGATCGGCTTCACGCTCGGCATCATCGCCATCTACCGCTTCGGCGCGCACATTCCGGCGCCCGCCGTGAGCTATCCCAACGTCCAGGTGTGTATCGCGGAGACGTCAGGCGGCGGCGGACTGATGTCCATCGTCAACCTCTTCTCCGGTGGCGCGCTGTTGCAGCTGTCGATCTTCGCCCTCGGCGTGATGCCGTACATCACCGCGACGATCATCACGCAGCTCCTCCGCGTCGTGATCCCGCACTTCGAGACCCTCCACAAGGAGGGTCAGCAGGGCCAGGGCAAGCTCACCCAGTACACCCGCTACCTCACGATCGCGCTTGCGCTGCTGCAGTCGACGACTCTCGTGACGGTCGCCCGCACCGGTCAGCTGTTCGGTAACACCGGCATCGCGGAGTGCAACAACCTCCTCACCAACACGAGCTGGATCACCCAGATGATGATCGTCATCACGCTCACGGCCGGCACCGGCCTCGTGATGTGGATGGCGGAGCTCGTCACCGAGCGCGGCGTCGGCAACGGCATGTCGCTCCTGATCTTCACCTCGATCGCCGCGACGTTCCCCGGCGCGCTCGGCGCCATCTGGGCCGCGAACGGCTTCGAGGTCTTCCTCCTCGTCCTCGCCATCGGCATCGTGATCATCGGTCTCGTCGTCTTCGTCGAGCAGTCGCAGCGACGGATCCCCGTGCAGTACGCGAAGCGGATGGTCGGTCGCCGCACTTACGGCGGCACGAACACGTACATCCCCATCAAGGTCAACATGGCCGGCGTGATCCCCGTGATTTTCGCCTCGTCGCTGCTGTACCTGCCGACGCTGATCGCGCAGTTCAACATGCCGGCCGACGGATCCACCCCGCCCGTCTGGGTCGTGTGGATCAACGAGTACCTCGTGACGGGCGACCACCCGCTCTACATGGCGATCTACTTCCTCCTGATCGTCGGGTTCACCTACTTCTACGTGTCGATCACGTTCAACCCGGTCGACGTCGCGGACAACATGAAGAAGTACGGCGGCTTCGTGCCGGGCGTTCGCGCCGGGCGGCCGACGGCCGAGTACCTCGACTTCGTGCTCACGCGCATCACGTTCCCGGGCTCGATCTACCTCGGCATCGTCGCGCTGATCCCGCTCATCGCCCTGTCGACCGTGCAGGCGAACCAGAACTTCCCGTTCGGCGGTGCGTCGATCCTCATCATCGTCGGTGTGGGTCTTGAGACCGTCAAGCAGATCGACGCGCAGCTGCAGCAGCGCCACTACGAAGGGCTTCTTCGATGA
- the rpsH gene encoding 30S ribosomal protein S8 gives MTMTDPVADLLTRLRNANSAHHDQVSLPSSKLKKNIAAMLQQEGYITGYEETDARVGKSLTLTLKYGLNRERSISGIKRVSKPGLRVYAKSNELPKVLGGLGIAILSTSSGLLTDRQAEQKGVGGEVLAYVW, from the coding sequence ATGACCATGACAGACCCGGTCGCAGATCTGCTGACCCGTCTGCGCAATGCGAACTCGGCGCACCACGACCAGGTGTCGTTGCCGTCGAGCAAGCTCAAGAAGAACATCGCGGCGATGCTCCAGCAGGAGGGCTACATCACGGGGTACGAGGAGACCGACGCGCGCGTCGGCAAGTCCCTCACCCTGACGCTGAAGTACGGCCTGAACCGCGAGCGTTCCATCTCCGGCATCAAGCGCGTATCGAAGCCCGGCCTTCGTGTCTACGCGAAGTCGAACGAGCTCCCCAAGGTGCTCGGCGGCCTCGGTATCGCCATCCTGTCCACCTCCAGCGGTCTTCTCACGGACCGTCAGGCCGAGCAGAAGGGCGTGGGCGGAGAAGTTCTCGCCTACGTGTGGTGA
- the rpsE gene encoding 30S ribosomal protein S5, producing MSDNKETEVTTEAAGQAAPAAAQAEPRQEQRQDRRGGGRGGRGGERRGNDRGRGGDSQFLERVVTINRVSKVVKGGRRFSFTALVVVGDGDGLVGVGYGKAREVPLAISKGVEEAKRNFFRVPRVGLSIPHPVQGEDAAGVVMLRPASAGTGVIAGGPVRAVLECAGIHDVLSKSLGSSNTLNIVHATVTALKQLEEPRAVAARRGLDFDQVAPARIVRAEAEKAAASTKAGA from the coding sequence GTGAGTGACAACAAGGAGACCGAAGTGACCACCGAAGCAGCCGGTCAGGCCGCGCCCGCCGCGGCGCAGGCCGAGCCGCGCCAGGAGCAGCGTCAGGACCGCCGTGGTGGCGGTCGTGGCGGACGCGGTGGCGAGCGTCGTGGCAACGACCGTGGTCGGGGTGGCGACAGCCAGTTCCTCGAGCGCGTCGTCACCATCAACCGTGTGTCGAAGGTCGTGAAGGGTGGTCGTCGCTTCAGCTTCACCGCTCTCGTGGTCGTCGGTGACGGTGACGGACTCGTGGGCGTCGGCTACGGCAAGGCCCGTGAGGTCCCCCTCGCGATTTCGAAGGGCGTCGAAGAGGCGAAGCGGAACTTCTTCCGCGTGCCTCGCGTCGGACTGTCCATCCCGCACCCGGTGCAGGGTGAGGACGCCGCTGGCGTCGTCATGCTGCGTCCGGCGTCGGCCGGTACCGGTGTGATCGCCGGTGGCCCGGTTCGCGCCGTCCTCGAGTGCGCGGGCATCCACGACGTGCTGTCGAAGTCGCTCGGTTCGTCGAACACGCTGAACATCGTGCACGCGACCGTGACCGCCCTGAAGCAGCTCGAGGAGCCCCGCGCGGTTGCCGCGCGTCGTGGTCTCGACTTCGACCAGGTCGCACCGGCGCGTATCGTCCGTGCGGAGGCCGAGAAGGCCGCCGCGAGCACGAAGGCAGGTGCCTGA
- the infA gene encoding translation initiation factor IF-1 produces the protein MAKDGVIEIEGTVSESLPNAMFRVELSNGHKVLATISGKMRQNYIRIIPEDRVVVELSPYDLTRGRIVYRYR, from the coding sequence ATGGCTAAAGACGGTGTCATCGAGATCGAAGGCACGGTGTCCGAGTCGCTGCCCAACGCGATGTTCCGCGTCGAGCTGTCGAACGGGCACAAGGTGCTCGCCACGATCTCCGGAAAGATGCGACAGAACTACATCCGCATCATCCCGGAGGACCGCGTGGTCGTAGAGCTGAGCCCCTACGACCTCACGCGCGGGCGCATCGTCTACCGCTACCGCTGA
- the rpsM gene encoding 30S ribosomal protein S13, whose product MARLAGVDIPREKRAVVALTYIYGIGRTRSSQILAATGIDESVRVKDLTDDQLISLRDEIDGNYQVEGDLRREVAADIRRKVEIGSYQGIRHRRGLPVRGQRTKTNARSRKGPKRTVAGKKKAR is encoded by the coding sequence ATGGCACGTCTTGCCGGCGTCGACATCCCGCGCGAAAAGCGCGCGGTGGTCGCACTGACATACATCTACGGCATCGGCCGTACCCGCTCCAGCCAGATCCTGGCGGCGACGGGGATCGACGAGAGCGTCCGCGTCAAGGACCTCACCGACGACCAGCTCATCAGCCTGCGCGATGAGATCGACGGCAACTACCAGGTGGAGGGTGACCTTCGCCGCGAGGTGGCCGCCGACATCCGCCGCAAGGTCGAGATCGGTTCGTACCAGGGAATCCGCCACCGTCGTGGCCTCCCCGTGCGTGGCCAGCGGACCAAGACCAACGCGCGTAGCCGTAAGGGCCCGAAGCGCACGGTCGCCGGTAAGAAGAAGGCTCGCTAA
- the rpmJ gene encoding 50S ribosomal protein L36, whose translation MKVQPSVKRICDSCKTIRRHGVVMVICKSNPRHKQRQG comes from the coding sequence ATGAAGGTTCAGCCCAGCGTCAAGCGCATTTGCGACAGCTGCAAGACGATCCGCCGTCACGGCGTCGTCATGGTCATCTGCAAGTCCAACCCGCGACACAAGCAGCGGCAAGGCTGA
- a CDS encoding adenylate kinase, producing MTTRLLIVGPQGSGKGTQGVRVAEAYGIPVVATGDIFRANIKNSTELGKKVKAITDAGNLVPDDVTGEVVSDRLSQDDAATRGFLLDGYPRNAAQVTYLDAFLGKSDAALDAVIVLDVPRDESIARISERAKIEGRSDDTEEAVAHRLDIFERETAPIIDTYAARGIVDRINGVGSLDEITERIFAALDARGLARA from the coding sequence ATGACGACACGCCTCCTGATCGTCGGACCGCAGGGTTCGGGCAAGGGCACGCAGGGCGTGCGCGTGGCCGAGGCATACGGGATCCCCGTCGTCGCGACAGGCGACATCTTCCGCGCGAACATCAAGAACTCCACCGAGCTCGGCAAGAAGGTCAAGGCCATCACCGACGCCGGCAACCTCGTTCCCGACGATGTGACGGGTGAGGTCGTCAGCGACCGGCTCTCGCAGGACGACGCGGCGACGCGCGGCTTCCTGCTCGACGGCTACCCGCGCAATGCCGCTCAGGTCACGTACCTCGACGCGTTCCTCGGCAAGTCGGACGCGGCGCTCGACGCCGTCATCGTCCTCGACGTGCCGCGCGACGAATCGATCGCCCGCATCAGTGAGCGCGCGAAGATCGAGGGACGCAGCGACGACACCGAAGAGGCCGTCGCCCACCGCCTCGACATCTTCGAGCGGGAGACGGCGCCGATCATCGACACCTACGCCGCGCGCGGCATCGTCGATCGCATCAACGGCGTCGGGTCCCTCGACGAGATCACCGAGCGCATCTTCGCCGCCCTCGACGCCCGCGGCCTGGCGCGCGCCTGA
- the rplE gene encoding 50S ribosomal protein L5 — protein MSTDTAAQTGKIQPRLKQAYRNEIRAKLQEEFGYPNVMQVPGLVKVVVNTGVGEAARDSKVIEGAVADLTAITGQKPVVTKAKKSIAQFKLRDGQPIGAHVTLRGDRAWEFLDRLVSLALPRIRDFRGLSPKQFDGNGNYTFGVTEQSIFHEIDQDKIDRVRGFDITVVTTAKSDDEGRALLTHLGFPFIKTS, from the coding sequence ATGAGCACGGACACTGCCGCGCAGACTGGCAAAATCCAGCCGCGCCTGAAGCAGGCCTACCGGAACGAGATCCGGGCGAAGCTGCAGGAAGAGTTCGGATACCCGAACGTCATGCAGGTTCCGGGCCTGGTCAAGGTCGTCGTCAACACCGGCGTCGGCGAGGCCGCCCGCGACAGCAAGGTGATCGAGGGTGCGGTCGCAGACCTCACCGCGATCACGGGCCAGAAGCCCGTCGTCACGAAGGCCAAGAAGTCGATCGCGCAGTTCAAGCTGCGCGACGGCCAGCCCATCGGCGCTCACGTCACCCTCCGCGGTGACCGCGCCTGGGAGTTCCTGGACCGCCTCGTGTCGCTTGCGCTCCCGCGTATCCGCGACTTCCGCGGCCTCTCGCCGAAGCAGTTCGACGGCAACGGCAACTACACGTTCGGTGTGACGGAGCAGTCGATCTTCCACGAGATCGACCAGGACAAGATCGATCGCGTCCGCGGCTTCGACATCACGGTCGTCACGACCGCGAAGAGCGATGACGAGGGCCGTGCGCTGCTGACGCACCTCGGCTTCCCGTTCATCAAGACCTCCTGA
- the rpsK gene encoding 30S ribosomal protein S11: protein MATPNTAARKPRRKEKKNVALGQAHIKSTFNNTIVAITDPSGAVLSWASSGGVGFKGSRKSTPYAAGMAAESAARQAQDHGVKKVDVFVKGPGSGRETAIRSLQAAGLEVGSIQDVTPQAHNGCRPPKRRRV, encoded by the coding sequence ATGGCTACACCAAACACCGCAGCGCGCAAGCCGCGTCGCAAGGAAAAGAAGAACGTCGCGCTGGGCCAGGCCCACATCAAGTCGACGTTCAACAACACGATCGTCGCGATCACCGACCCCTCGGGCGCCGTGCTCAGCTGGGCGTCGTCGGGTGGCGTGGGCTTCAAGGGCTCGCGCAAGTCGACGCCGTACGCCGCCGGCATGGCTGCCGAGTCAGCTGCTCGTCAGGCGCAGGACCACGGCGTGAAGAAGGTCGACGTCTTCGTGAAGGGCCCGGGCTCGGGTCGCGAGACGGCGATCCGCTCGCTGCAGGCCGCTGGCCTCGAGGTCGGTTCGATCCAGGACGTGACGCCCCAGGCGCACAACGGCTGCCGTCCGCCGAAGCGTCGCCGCGTCTGA
- the rplN gene encoding 50S ribosomal protein L14 — MIQNESRLKVADNSGAKELLTIRVLGGSARRYAGVGDTIVATVKDAIPGGNVKKGDIVKAVVVRTVKQTRRDDGSYIKFDENAAVILANNGEPRGTRIFGPVGRELRDRKFMKIVSLAPEVL, encoded by the coding sequence GTGATTCAGAACGAATCTCGCCTCAAGGTCGCCGACAACTCCGGCGCGAAGGAGCTGCTCACGATCCGCGTTCTCGGTGGCTCTGCCCGCCGTTACGCGGGCGTGGGTGACACCATCGTCGCGACGGTCAAGGATGCGATCCCGGGCGGCAACGTGAAGAAGGGCGACATCGTCAAGGCGGTTGTCGTCCGCACCGTGAAGCAGACGCGCCGCGACGACGGCTCATACATCAAGTTCGACGAGAACGCTGCCGTCATCCTCGCCAACAACGGCGAGCCCCGCGGTACGCGTATCTTCGGGCCGGTCGGCCGCGAGCTTCGCGACCGTAAGTTCATGAAGATCGTCTCGCTCGCTCCGGAGGTGCTGTAA
- the rplF gene encoding 50S ribosomal protein L6, whose product MSRIGKLPIDIPVGVKVDVDGRKVTVSGSKGELTFNVAEPIEVKVEENQVLVTRPDEERESRSLHGLTRTLINNDIIGVSQGYSKALEIVGTGYRVQKKGQSLELALGFSHPVTVEPPAGISFEVEGNNKITISGISKQAVGECAATIRKIRKPEPYKGKGVRYAGEQVRRKAGKAGK is encoded by the coding sequence ATGTCGCGTATTGGAAAGCTTCCCATTGACATTCCCGTGGGCGTGAAGGTCGACGTCGATGGCCGCAAGGTCACGGTGTCGGGCTCGAAGGGCGAGTTGACGTTCAACGTCGCAGAGCCCATCGAGGTCAAGGTCGAGGAGAACCAGGTTCTCGTCACCCGCCCCGACGAGGAGCGTGAGTCGCGTTCGCTGCACGGACTGACCCGCACCCTCATCAACAACGACATCATCGGCGTGAGCCAGGGCTACTCGAAGGCTCTCGAGATCGTCGGCACCGGCTACCGCGTGCAGAAGAAGGGCCAGAGCCTCGAGCTGGCTCTCGGCTTCTCGCACCCGGTCACGGTCGAGCCGCCGGCAGGGATCTCCTTCGAGGTCGAGGGCAACAACAAGATCACCATCTCCGGCATCTCGAAGCAGGCCGTGGGTGAGTGCGCCGCCACCATCCGTAAGATTCGCAAGCCCGAGCCCTACAAGGGCAAGGGTGTGCGTTACGCCGGCGAGCAGGTCCGCCGCAAGGCCGGAAAGGCTGGTAAGTAA
- the rplR gene encoding 50S ribosomal protein L18: MAVKSKSAARSRRHARLRKKVLGSAERPRLVVSRSSRHVFVQVIDDAKGHTVASASTLETDLRSSEDDKTAKARKVGELVAERAKAAGVESVVFDRGGNRYAGRVAAIADGAREGGLSL, encoded by the coding sequence ATGGCTGTGAAGTCGAAGTCCGCTGCGCGCTCGCGCCGCCACGCTCGCCTTCGCAAGAAGGTCTTGGGATCCGCCGAGCGGCCCCGCCTGGTCGTGTCGCGTTCGTCGCGCCACGTCTTTGTGCAGGTCATCGACGACGCGAAGGGCCACACCGTGGCCTCGGCGTCGACCCTCGAGACCGACCTGCGCTCGTCGGAGGATGACAAGACCGCCAAGGCACGCAAGGTCGGCGAGCTCGTCGCCGAGCGCGCGAAGGCCGCTGGCGTCGAGTCCGTCGTGTTCGACCGCGGTGGAAACCGCTACGCCGGTCGCGTCGCGGCCATCGCCGATGGCGCACGCGAGGGAGGGCTGAGCCTGTGA